The Nitrospira sp. sequence CGGTACAAAAGACCGCCGGTGTGGTCGAAATCGTCGGCAGCGGAAGCCGACCCGAGCCCATCCCGGAGCAAGAAATCGACGCGCTACGCCGCCTCATGACGAGCGTCCTTCCGTATGATCCGCATCCCTACCTCCATGAAGGGATGAAGGTGGAAGTCGTTCGTGGTCCCTTGCAAGGAGTGCAGGGCATCCTTCTTCGGAAAGACAAGCGACACCGGCTCGTGCTGGGTGTTCGAGTGATTCAGCAGGCGGCGGTGGTGGAAATCGATGTGAATGACGTGGTGGCCGTGTGAAGAATCAGCTGTTTCCGAGGAGCCGTTTGCGTTCGGGTGTATATCCGACACA is a genomic window containing:
- a CDS encoding UpxY family transcription antiterminator, which encodes MSADSVYRKNETSTPNGFRWYALRTKSRHEKLVRDQLDKRGIEPLLPTVKRLSQWKDRKKEIEVPLFSGYCFVRFSQRERMPVQKTAGVVEIVGSGSRPEPIPEQEIDALRRLMTSVLPYDPHPYLHEGMKVEVVRGPLQGVQGILLRKDKRHRLVLGVRVIQQAAVVEIDVNDVVAV